atatatataataatcaCCTTGTAGAGGATTTGCATAGGTTTGTTAAGTTCTACATTCCTCAGGAAAGGGGCCAGGTATTTGAAGAGATCAATCAGCAGCTGCGCATACATAGGCCATCCCTGGAGGGCATGCAGACAATATACACATTTGTAAAAGACACCACAACACTTCCATATTAAACAAGCCATATCCCacttataatgtttttaaacacattcatacCTTTTGCTGTGGTGTGTGCGCTAGCATCCTGGCAATGAAAATACGATGGGAGATAAGTTCCAGCCAGGCGTACACAAAGCCAGGTGCTTTGGTAGGTCTCAGGATGTGAAAGGTATTGCTGCAGATATAAACCACAGAGTGAGGCTCTGAGGATCCCTTTTGCACAGTCTTAAAGCTTCTAAAGAATAGCAGGTATTAATGTTTTACCAGAAGGCGGTGAGAGTCTGGAAATTAATGGTCTCAAGGACATGTTCAGGGGCATTAAGTTCCAACAGCAGCATAATGAAAATGCGGTGATATGGGAGCTGCTGGAACTCTGTCTGCCGGACATCATGGTCCTGGATCAATACCCCAACTACGATGCCCAACACCTAGTTTAACAGAGAGCAATGAAGACCAGGTGcagtttctcacacacacacacacgcaatggAATCTCCTCATACTACTGTACCTTGTTGAGGAGGTTGATTTTTGTCACGGTGTTGGTGGCTTCTCCAGAGTGTTTGACCAGAAGGGCTATAAGCCTAACAAATGCATCCAGGTTGTGGTAACACTTAGCTCGGATGATGGCTGCGCTGGCAGCTggattgtgctgctgctcagcttgtGCTCTATAGCTTATTTCTACACACATTTCTGTGCACAGCCGAAAGAACCTTGTAATCAGGTCATCTGTCTTGAGAATACCTTGTTGGtgcatcttaaaaaaaaaaaagtcatcagAAAGACtaataatagaaaataatagTTGTCAATGGTAAAAGATTGTTTACCTGTCCAACAAAGGCAGAAAAGGCCTTGGTGCTATCCctaccagcagcagctgagtgatACAGGTTGACCCATTCCCTCAGGAGGTACTCTGCCTTCTCCCTTAGGCCTGGAGGATCATCATATTCTGAAGCCTGTGAAATCCCAGAGTGCATCATGAAGTTGGGTCCACCATGGGCTCTGTCAATCATGGCCTCATAGTTGGAGCGAACAACATCCATCAGCTGGGGAAGACTGAGGGGAAGAAAATTGAGAGAGCAGAGTACTTTGTTACTTTGTTGATATCTTTCTCCAACACTCCACTCCTTTCTCAATATCTGCTGTTATATGCCCCTACCCCTTTTTCAATGTCTTTTTTTATACCCCCAACCTACAAACGTACTGTCTTCTGTTGTCATACAAAAAGTATATagtatgtaaaaatgtttttaccCCTCTGGTGCGTTGGCTCTGGAGTGTGCACAGGTCCTCATTAAAGTCTCAATTGTGTGAAAGAGGTCAGCCTCTGTGACATGGCTGACACTGCGTTCATCCACCAACAGTAGTTTTACCAACTGCATGGCAAACGCAACTGCCATGTAGTGCAGTCCATTTTCCATAGACTGAAAGAAAGCGAAGAACATATAACATAAGATTTGGCAACAATTCCTTTGGTTTATCAGGGTGCAGAACCTGTAGTTGCTATGCAGCGTTTCAGACAGCTAGTATAAATTAAACCATTcaacaaaagaaaatgcaaatgtaatcCTTGACTGTTTAGAGATCTGCCAAAACACAGTAATTGACATTTTGTACCTGGGCCAAGTGCAGGTCATACTGCTGCATATTCACAAGATGGTTCCTGATCAGAAGCTCCACAGCTTCAACATTGTATTTATACTCATCACGGCATTCAATCAGACATctgggaacaaaaaaaaaaaaaaggcaagcGTAGAATATCAAAAAATTCTTCAGAAAACGacatctgaaccagaagagtttacattaaacaaaaaaaacactagaTGTTCATGACCTGTACCTGCCTATATTTGGCTTACCTGGTGATCTGCTTATTACACCACTGTGGCCCATAGGCACGACCATCTTGTAGGGCTTTAAGCACCAACAAGTGGCACTCCCTATAGCGAAGCAGCAAGTCTGCATCAGCCCCGCTCGTAGCATCTAAGAGACCTTCGACAGCCTGGAAGATAAAAGGAGATAACTTTATAGTGAACGTAGTTTGTGGAATAAATTTCTTTCCTCACTATTTTGACAGTCACAATTACAAGTTCAAAAAGTATTAAACCCACCTTCTGCAGAAGGCCAAGTGCAGCAATACCATCCCTGGAGTTCCTAGCCAATGCAACAGCTTCTAAGAGGCTACGCAGAGCCTGGGTCAGAGGATTCATGGCCAAGGCAGGGGAGATTGCATGAAGATGCTGTTCCAAGTCTGCCATGCACTTATCATATATCTGAGCCACATCGTCTGTGGCCCATGCCTGTTGCTGTGAAGAGACATAATCAgttattagtttaaaaaaaaaaaagaagtgatgCTTTTAAAATTGGTTTAGGGTCTGAGCCTCACTCAGGTGATCTTATTTCAGTCAAACACTGAAATTGACCTGACTCTGGGCTAAGGTACAAGAAGTgtaggggggaaaaaaaaaataaatcaaatcaccTTCATGGGCTGAGCCAAGAAGCCTGTGGGCTGGGACAGATCATTACTTGGTAAGAAACCTGGAATGTTCCTGGCAAACTCCTCATATACAGCTAGTTGCTTGGGGTCCACTCCTCCCACCTACAACACGTGTGTATGGATAATCAGTCAATAGATGCACAACCATTGTGAAGTTAGATGTACTATTAACCAAGTTCTGCTCCAGTTAATAAAAGGAACTACATCATGGCTTCCATTTGTGACTCTGACCACCTCATGCGATTACCTACCTTCAGTCTAATCTGTTCAGGCATACGTTCTGCCTGGTAAGTCAGAACAACAGGATCACAATAACGACGTCCTTCTTGGCGTGCATGTTTTCTCAGCTCAAACTCCTGAAAAAATGGTACATTCAAAACAATTTAAACTAGACACCTAATGCAGGTATttctacaaaacaaaacctgcCTCTTCACCAAATGTATGAAATGTGTCCATTTCTTTTATATTAGTACCAAAACTACACCCTAGGCAACGCAATTTTTTTGGCACCAAACACAAACCAAGGTATAAGTCTTGCAGTAAATGTCGAAAAGAAAGTAAACAGTAACAACTATTTAGTTAGGCACCAATTTGTATTGTGTATTTTGTAAGTATTGTGTCCAAGGTTCTGTAAAAATACGAACAGATATCCTTATGTTTACCAACAATAAGGGGAGAAATCAGCAGTAATGCAATCctgacaaattaaaatgtttttaactgTAGTCCACAAAAGGCTAATGTTGATGTATTTAGGCCAATAGATTCAGCAAATTCATAACTGATTACAGTTTAGCAGCAAGCAAGTGAGAGTGTGTGAATTTGACTGCTTGACTTACAGTGGCCAGTCTCTTATCCATTTCAGGGCCAGCCTTCTCCACAGCAGTTTTCTGTATAAAGCAACAAGCCAATTCACAGTTGTCTTGAGCAATTCTGGCAAcagcctcctccatcatttCCCTCTGCTGAGGTGTTGGTGCCTAAAAGAAGAAACAGTAGTGCAAAGTTACATGTGCTGCTTGttaatcaaaagaaaaaaaaatgttcttaATATAAATTGgagtaaaaaaatattaagtCCTGAACAGTGTCCGTGGAATGAAACATGTACGGACAAGCTAATAAAGTAAACTCACTCTAAGggcagcagcaaaactgttCTTAAGATTAGTGGCAATGCTCATGAGCAGGGGCTCACGGCAGGTGATCATGGCCATCCCAGCAGTCAGATTTCTCATCATATGGTGAGCAGCTACACGCATACGGGACTCCTCTGAATCCAAGGCAAAGTCTTTTCTGATAATCTGCTCACAGGTTGTCATTGCAATTTTAATAGAGCGCTCAACCACAGGATGAACTAGTTCTTGGACAGCCCGCTCAACAGACTGCCGTACACACTGCTTCAACTGAGGATGGGCTTGTAGCAAAGGGATCTGAAAAGAGACATAAgacatgaataaaataaagtaGGAAAAGGGGGAAATGTAACAATGCAAAATTGTGCACATATTTAAAGTGAAGAATTGACTTCAACATTTATGTTAATGGTCTGCAGGACCAAATACTCACATTGACGTTTATGTTAATGTGGGGGGCAAGGCCTGCCAATGCATAAACATTGATGTCATGGTAACTGAACTGTGGGGTAGGGGGCCCGGTGGTTGTGCAAGTAGTAGTGGTGGAAGCTTGAGTCGAGGGAGTAGCTGGAAATGGAACAAAGTCTCCTGTTGGTCACAAAATGCTGACTCAATTAAAACCGCAAGGCACATCAAGCACACATTTAAGTTTATTACACAAGGCTAAATTGGTTTTAGTGTACAGTTTAAATAATGTACAATAATGTATTGTGTTTATCTGTTGTAACTTTGTTACAACAGATAAACCTTGTTAACTAAGATTTAGTTGTAATTTAATTAATCCCCATGATTTAAGTTTTAAAATGGTGCAAGTTAAAATTTCAGCATTTACCAGTTGTAGAAACTGATATCATCTCATCTGGAGGCTTTGCATCCTTCTTTGGCGCAGACAGTTGCTCCTCTAGGTTCTTTAACTTTTCTTTGTCCTTCAGCAGGTTCCCTGGCTTGAGTTCATTGATGTCAAGAGACAAGTTCTTACACAGAACTTCAATCTCAAACTTCAAATTGAGCTGCAGTGAACAGAAGAACAATTTACTAAGCAACTTTACTTGTTTTTGTCAACTGTAGTATATAGTACACAGTTCCTTTGTGCAATGAAATAtcactttttctagttatttttaATCATCAATACTCAACTGCAACCTTTACCAGATACTATGGTTATTCAATTTGCATCTATATGTAATAGTACTAATAGTAATTTCACAGGACATGTAATGGTACTTTTCAGACATTAacaatattcatatttatagTAGCAAAAATCTTTATTATTTAGGTAGAATACATCAATTAGTCTTTTGTAGCCAGCTTTAAGAACAGCTTGTGCTTACATACCTTGAGGTCATGTTCCTGATGTAATTCAGCAAGAACATTCATGATGGCCATAGTCCAGGGATTCTGAGGCCTGAAAATCTACAAAGACAAAGTAGTTGAACCAACAAACTAGCAGAGTTGTAATAATATTTAACTGTCTTATATGGACTTAGGTTGTTTGAACCAGAGGCAAGATGAAATCTGAAATGCATAGTGACATCTCAGGCTACATAAATACTAACCATACTTCGCACACTGGATTCCAAAACTTTGGCCACGAACGGAACCACATAAAGCAGCTCCTGCTGGCCTTTCACATAGGCTTCCAGTAGCAGAGATTTGACTTCTAGATCCTGAACGCAGAAAATCAAAAATGAAGTCCATATGAGGGGGGCATGTTGACCCATGAGCCTACTTGTGCTTCTATAGAACCAATACATTTCTTACTGTATAGAGGATTGGCTTGTTTTTAGCCAAAGTAATCATGCCTAGCCAGTGGCCCAGGTTTTTCAGAAGAGAGCGATCAGAGAAGTTGGCAGCTGCTTTATCAGAAGTTAGTAAAACCTAAAATAAATGGCAGGTATTCAGAAGTGTTATGAATAGTAAAATGTGCATACTGTTTAAAGCTTTAATTTCTTACCTTTATATTTCTGTAGGTTTCATTGAGAACCATCTTGACAAACTCTGGGTTCTTTAGAGTGTCCAGAAAGTTTGAATACAGACTGTGGAAGTTTGGTTCAATACTGACACGCTTCATTACCAGGTACTGAGACACCCAGGGCATGAATTCCTCCTTCACTGTCTCCTTCAACTCTTCAacctaaaaataaacaaaaaaatataggtttaaaaaaaaaaaaaaaaaaaaaaaacatttttacacttcTTGCATATAGTAAACTTGTGTATTTCCCTTTACCTTCTGTGTCATGTTGGATTGAGAAAGGTTATTGAAGATAAAAGCAATCTTCTCTTGTACATTCTCTGGAGGCTCCACTATCCTTTCCGTTTGATCAGTGGCCACCAGTAGGGTGTCAATGTTGGTAGTGTTTATAGAGGGCTATATATAGGCACATGAAAAATTATCTTTAAATATAgatatttttacacacacacacacagacacacacagacacaattacattaaatataattcattaataaataatataacttTAGATCCAGACGCACAGGCACATCCTTCTTGAAGCCACTGGGTGTTGGTCTGGTGATTGTGGTAGTCTTTGCTGGTGTGGTAGTAGTACTAGTTGTTGGGGTGACAAGAGGGCTGGGTTGACCCGGTTGTGAGGCTTTGGGAACACCAGGTTGTTGCGACTGAGCTTGAACTTGAGCCAGTGCCAAACTTCCAGGGGTGGTAATGGAGCCTTGCATCTTCACCGGAGGGTCCCGTGACTGTTGGCCATACTCAATATACTGCACACACGATATTGAAAGAAGCAGAGCAAGAGATTTTATTTATCTGCATTTGGTATGTCTTGTCTACAAGGGTGGAAAAGAAAAGCCAAAACTTTTAAATTGTCATAAAATTAAGGAAACCTGTTTACCTCTTGTAAATGGTGTGGAAATTGTAAGAAGTGACCAATTGAAGCTAGGTGTTGACAATATTGAGGGTAGTCCTTAAGTctagaaaaagagaaaatgtcagTCTAATAAAAGCTTATGAGTCACTTTGGAAGAAAAGATTTCAGTACCTGTTTTTGAACCTGTCTAGGGCAGCAATTCCAAAGTAATACATTTTTGAACCAAAAGGTTTTCTTAATGCTTCAAGAACATATCGAAGGGCCAAGCCTAGGGCCATGTAGGTTACAAGACCCTTCTCAATTATGCCACCAAAGAGACAGGCAGTGATGTGCAGCTCTTTGTCTGGATATTGGGGAAAGAATCTGTATTCTTCAAACAAGTTCCGAAGCATACAGTTAAAAACTTCTCGTTCGCGCTTGATGGTTGAATCTTTGAATCTTTGTAGCATTTCTAGTACCTGAagggcagcaacaacaacagtcaATGTCATGAAGGAAGCAAAAATTTCATAAAAgtcaaaaacatgcattattaCGTACTTCATCCACAGACATAGTTGGGTGAGGTGGGTGGTTATATATGCGCTGGAAGTAACTGTTTGCTTCATCATCTATTTCCTTACTAAAGTGCTGGTTTGCTTCAGGCCACACCTGAGAGAGGTCATctgaaaaaatgaaaattacGATTTTGTAATCAAAAGTCCTCCCATGCTAAACCACTCGTGGATTACAGCATTGGAAAATTAATTCACATATTTCAGCAACTCTGTGGGGCTGTAAGCATAAGCAGACAAGGAATGGAAGACTGATCTGTATTTCCTCTATGAGAGTCGTTTAAATTACAGTATAAGGTTTAAGGACAGATTATTTTTGTAAAAGACATTACAGCCAAAACAACTATCTTCTTTTGATTTGCATATTAATTTGTAGAGGAAATACAGTGCTGAGCAGCGCAGGCTCTCAGTCacaccactaccaccaccacttACAGGCCTTCATCTTACTCTGCGGAAAAGTAGATGGGTTTAGGCCTGGTGTGCTCATCTTTCTTGTGCCAAAAGGGTCTGCGTTCACTGTTGGCATCCCCAGACTGGAACCTATACCAGAGCAAATTCCTGGACCCAAAggacctggaaaaaaaacacatcacttAATTCAATTCACCTTCAAGAACAGCCATTTCTATCAAATACTCTAGTATCTTAACCCTAGTCCAGCTGCTTTGACTTTATTTTTACATAGCATCAATCTTAAATGTAACAAAATGTGAAAGGTCTAAACAAAGCCATACTTTCAGATTTAGAATGTACAGAGATTGTTACAGTTAACAATTGAAACATAACTGTATTACAATGTGTAATGTGTAtacactgaaaatgaaaaactaaATAGAAAGTTACTACAGCTTAGTAGGACTATCTTTTGtctaaagcaaataaataaatagcataGTACCAGAGTCCATACACCCAAATGGTGTGCTGGGGTTGGCATtagagaggggaggaaaggcCTTTGCAGGGGATTGAGGATTACTAAAAGCTGAACTTAGCATGCTTGAAGTGTGTGAGGTGGTCGTATTGCCTAGGTTCAAGGAACCCATGGCAGAGAGTGGGTCCATctaaagagcagcagcaaaacaaagtgaaaaaaaaaagggggggggggtcagtcaGTGTTTGAagaacacatttgtttgtttaagacACATTAGATGTCCAATATAATAATTACTTTAAAATGTGTTCACCAGCAGACAAAGATACCTGAACAGGTGAGATGGCATCTAGGCTGCCAGCACTAGGAGCACGTCCCTTTGGCATTACCCCTGGTGGTGGTTGCCGGGCTTTATTCATGACGTTACTGCAGTTAGCAACCATTGTCAGAATAGTTTCAGACAGCTCCTGGGACACACTTCTAAGAACAGAAGTTAAATAAAGCTTTAAAGGAAAAACATTTATGCAAGGAAATTATGTCAATATGATTATTTATATCTAGCTTTGTTAACAAATATAATCAAAATAAAATTTTGAGACTCGATCAAGCCTTTTTTGAAAGTGTAAAGTAATTTAAAACTACCCCCCAAATTAATGATTATAGCAGCAGATACGAAGGCAGCCTCACCCAGCACAAGACTGCAGGCAGGCCAGCATGGTGGCTAAGGTCTCTGGCGGCAGCTGGGCACTTTTGGGCTGGTCCTTGTCTGGGGCCAAACCCCCCATAATTGATGGACAGCGCCTCTTCAGGAATGTCACACATGCTTGTATAAAAGGTTCCTGGAAgtcacaaaaaaatatatatttttttcaattaACATCAACATTGTTATCTCAGTATTTAAGTGATCTGAATTTAACTGCGTGCCAAAAGCTTTACCCCATGCTCTCTGATTTTGTCAGTAAGCCATTTGTCAAGTTTGAGGTATTCACGTCGCGAGGCAAGGGCAGCAAGGTCAATAACAAAGGCAAATGGAATACCATTCAGCAGCATTGACAGAGACTGCAAAAAAGACAAGCAATATTTTGGTGAAAGGAAAATATATTAAAGACATATGACATACAATTCATTCTTACAGGACCAGCACTTATAAAATTAGAATACCAAAAAGTTGATATATTTCACTAATTCCTAATTTACGagttgtggccacagtcgcaatttaaaaatgacacCTTCCGTACTTTTCCTGAAAAGCctcagacaaatgcattagtgTATGGGATCAATTTTGGAACACACTGCGCTTTGAGACAGATACAGACTGAAGTATTGCTCTGAGggcttagccagacacatcattagaaagaagtaTGACTACAACCTagtgaaaaaaaatgttcatagagtgaaaactcaaaaaaaaaaaaaaaaaaaaaaagagaaaagttctatcttaaaaaaaaaaaaaaaaaaaaaaaacacgtgtccgcactctagctgtgacatcacacaatctagctcacgcaatacactaatagaaaagctgagaattccctAAAACACCCTAtgtttaaactgctataactcaaaCTATTAGAAAGCTGAAtaatagattaatagttgaatagtagTTATAATAATAGTAGTTCAAAAGGtctctgtagcttaaagtatgcagcGGTAGTAAAGTTGAAAGTAGACGGTAAATAGTATGAAtgaagctgaatattttgatatttggaTGGTTTCGGTAACTTAAAGTATGCAGGAAAACGTGCTAAAACTGTACAGAAGAAAagtataataaataacataCAAGAATAATAAATAGCGAAGATATCATGGTGTTAATTAAattttgtttaaaagacatcaaatcctggatgtcccaaaacgtaCTACagctaaattcagataaaactgggTTTCTTttcgttgggcctaaaaatcacagacacACTATTGAACCACAGTTactttggatgacataacattagcttcaggtTCTACTGTGAGGAATGTTGGTGTCATATTTGGCCTAGAAGTAAAAATGCGTAAATCTGTTCTCTCtttgagagaggatgcttccaGTTTTTAAATTCTGGTTAGACTACTTCAACTCCTTACTCAAatgcctacagctcattcaaaatgctgcagccagcgtTCTAATGGGACTCctgagatcacatttctcctacattagcttctctgcaccggctgcctgtaaaatgtaggataaaatttaaaattctcctactcacctacaaagtcctcaatgataaagcgtcatcttatcttaaagacctcatagttccttatgcttaGCTACCAAGCTTCTCCCCTGTGGAACCAATTCCCTGCTCAGGCTAGAGAAGCTGACACTACACCCACAGGTATAATCAGACTGAGGGGTTTGTGTCTGATGAGCAGCTACAGATCCaaacatcctgcctgtgtccaacAATCCTACCTATGCTCTGTTATTGCTGTGCCATCTGCCTTTTctgtcaaggcagatggccgtccACATTTAGCCTGGTTTCACaagttttcctctccactgttgctagttgtgaagtgccttgagataacattgttgtgatttggcgctatataactaaaattaaattataaatatatatatatatatatatatatatatttaaactgAGATACTAAATCTGGGGTTTTCATATTTAGGTATAGTCATCATCATAGTTAGGTATATTCATcataattaaagaaaaaacattttaaatatgtcagtctgtgtgtaattaagtttaatcagttttactttttgaaatgaattagcaaatataaataaaattttaaattataCTCTAATTATACCTGCACCTGTATAATTAGTAGAGTGAATTCAAATTCACTTAAGTGACAAGCCAAAAACCTAAACTAATGAAAAATTAAACTTAGAACTTATTTCCCGAAATTAGCAAAATAATTATTTCACTTTAATAGCAGATAGCTTTTTGCTTGCatttgttgcttgttttctaCCAATATATATTTCAACAAGTTGCTAAAAGCGTTTGCAAAGCTGACAAAATTAATATCACAGGAGGTGGTGCTGCACATTCTTTAAAGGTTCACCATATAAAACTTCAATTTGAAAAATAATGCCATTGGAACCTTAGTATGCCCTTATGATGACAAATTAAAAGATATAACACTAAGTTCAGTCATGTGCACAGTACTTGGTCTGATTAGTCTTAAACTTAAAGGCTGAATTAGTATTTATGTCAATGGCTTTCTCTAAAATACCTTCAAGTCCTGGGCCACATCAAGGATGCGAGAGAGTTTGGCCTGGTCATACTGCTCCCCTCTCATGTACCACTCAGCCATTGAATGCATAATTAGCTGACGAATGGAGGGGGACTGCccctggaagaaaaaaaaaaacaaaaaaaaaaacacccagttTAACAATTACTACACAAACCACATCCACCTTGAGATCAATGCGCAACAAGTAAGCTAGACTAATACCAACCTGTCCATGCCAGGCATAATGCAGGATTATGGCAGAGTTTGGGTGGTTGCCCAGAAATATGGGCATAAGAGTTGAGATGAGCTCATGGCGCAGTGTGTGCCACGAGGTGGAGATCTGCAGTAGTGCCAGCACCAACATATCTGGGCAGTGTTTGATTGGGAAACTAAACAGCTGTTTCACCTGCTCATACTGGCCCACCTCTGACAGCCTAAGCAGGCTCTCCACCAAGTCCAGACTTTTCCTGAGATAAGTTACAGAAGTCAAACAGTATGAGctattacattaaattaaaccacataaaattgaattgaataacatttcctaatcaaatttcaGTTACCACATAACATAGTTGATCAGgtgtaaatgaaaatgtacaGTTTACCGCCCCCCCTCTTAAAATCATAATCATTTTGAAACTCTACATCAGGAGGGGcatgcagaagaacaaataaagTAACTCCctcaatgaaaacaaaaccctCTACAAATCAAGAAACTTAAATAGTAAGCATAAAACATACCAGGTGGCAATCTCCCGGTTGTCATCCTCTGGTGGGGCCTTAAGTAT
The genomic region above belongs to Betta splendens chromosome 6, fBetSpl5.4, whole genome shotgun sequence and contains:
- the cnot1 gene encoding CCR4-NOT transcription complex subunit 1 isoform X9 codes for the protein MNLDSLSLALSQISYLVDNLTKKNYRASQQEIQHIVNRHGPEADRHLLRCLFSHVDFSGDGKSSGKDFHQFLIQECVSLISKPNFISTLCYAIDNPLHYQKSLKPSTHLFTQLSKVLKLSKVQEVIFGLALLNSSNIDLRGFAGQYIKQKLPDLLRSYVDADLGGNQEGGFQDIAIEVLHLLLSHLLFGQKGASGVGQEQIDAFLKTLCRDFPQERCPVVLAPLLYPEKRDILMDRILPDSGELTKTMMESSLAEFMQEVGYGFCASVDECRNIILQYGVREVTASQVARVLGMMARTHSGLTDGIPLQSISAPGSGIWSDGKDKNDGSQAHTWNVEVLIDVVKEVNPNLNFKEVTYELDHPGFIIRDSKGLQTVVYGIQRGLGTLEVFPVDLIYRPWKHAEGQLSFIQHSLMSPEVFCFADYPCHTVAIDILKAPPEDDNREIATWKSLDLVESLLRLSEVGQYEQVKQLFSFPIKHCPDMLVLALLQISTSWHTLRHELISTLMPIFLGNHPNSAIILHYAWHGQGQSPSIRQLIMHSMAEWYMRGEQYDQAKLSRILDVAQDLKSLSMLLNGIPFAFVIDLAALASRREYLKLDKWLTDKIREHGEPFIQACVTFLKRRCPSIMGGLAPDKDQPKSAQLPPETLATMLACLQSCAGSVSQELSETILTMVANCSNVMNKARQPPPGVMPKGRAPSAGSLDAISPVQMDPLSAMGSLNLGNTTTSHTSSMLSSAFSNPQSPAKAFPPLSNANPSTPFGCMDSGPLGPGICSGIGSSLGMPTVNADPFGTRKMSTPGLNPSTFPQNDLSQVWPEANQHFSKEIDDEANSYFQRIYNHPPHPTMSVDEVLEMLQRFKDSTIKREREVFNCMLRNLFEEYRFFPQYPDKELHITACLFGGIIEKGLVTYMALGLALRYVLEALRKPFGSKMYYFGIAALDRFKNRLKDYPQYCQHLASIGHFLQFPHHLQEYIEYGQQSRDPPVKMQGSITTPGSLALAQVQAQSQQPGVPKASQPGQPSPLVTPTTSTTTTPAKTTTITRPTPSGFKKDVPPSINTTNIDTLLVATDQTERIVEPPENVQEKIAFIFNNLSQSNMTQKVEELKETVKEEFMPWVSQYLVMKRVSIEPNFHSLYSNFLDTLKNPEFVKMVLNETYRNIKVLLTSDKAAANFSDRSLLKNLGHWLGMITLAKNKPILYTDLEVKSLLLEAYVKGQQELLYVVPFVAKVLESSVRSMIFRPQNPWTMAIMNVLAELHQEHDLKLNLKFEIEVLCKNLSLDINELKPGNLLKDKEKLKNLEEQLSAPKKDAKPPDEMISVSTTATPSTQASTTTTCTTTGPPTPQFSYHDINVYALAGLAPHININVNIPLLQAHPQLKQCVRQSVERAVQELVHPVVERSIKIAMTTCEQIIRKDFALDSEESRMRVAAHHMMRNLTAGMAMITCREPLLMSIATNLKNSFAAALRAPTPQQREMMEEAVARIAQDNCELACCFIQKTAVEKAGPEMDKRLATEFELRKHARQEGRRYCDPVVLTYQAERMPEQIRLKVGGVDPKQLAVYEEFARNIPGFLPSNDLSQPTGFLAQPMKQQAWATDDVAQIYDKCMADLEQHLHAISPALAMNPLTQALRSLLEAVALARNSRDGIAALGLLQKAVEGLLDATSGADADLLLRYRECHLLVLKALQDGRAYGPQWCNKQITRCLIECRDEYKYNVEAVELLIRNHLVNMQQYDLHLAQSMENGLHYMAVAFAMQLVKLLLVDERSVSHVTEADLFHTIETLMRTCAHSRANAPEGLPQLMDVVRSNYEAMIDRAHGGPNFMMHSGISQASEYDDPPGLREKAEYLLREWVNLYHSAAAGRDSTKAFSAFVGQMHQQGILKTDDLITRFFRLCTEMCVEISYRAQAEQQHNPAASAAIIRAKCYHNLDAFVRLIALLVKHSGEATNTVTKINLLNKVLGIVVGVLIQDHDVRQTEFQQLPYHRIFIMLLLELNAPEHVLETINFQTLTAFCNTFHILRPTKAPGFVYAWLELISHRIFIARMLAHTPQQKGWPMYAQLLIDLFKYLAPFLRNVELNKPMQILYKGTLRVLLVLLHDFPEFLCDYHYGFCDVIPPNCIQLRNLILSAFPRNMRLPDPFTPNLKVDMLSEINIAPRILTNFTGVMPSQFKKDLDSYLKTRSPVTFLSELRSNLQVSNEPGNRYNIQLINALVLYVGTQAIAHIHNKGSTPSMSTITHSAHMDIFQNLAVDLDTEGRYLFLNAIANQLRYPNSHTHYFSCTMLYLFAEANTEAIQEQITRVLLERLIVNRPHPWGLLITFIELIKNPAFKFWSHDFVHCAPEIEKLFQSVAQCCMGQKQAQQVMEGTGAS